The genomic interval CACCTCCTCCGCGCCGAACCGCGTGGTCAGCCCCTCCTTCATGGGGCGCCGGACCTGGCTGCGGAGCTTGGCGCGGAACCCCTTCTCCCACAGCTCCCCGGGGGTGTCCGGGAGGGGGAGGAGCACGGTGACCTTGCGGCGCGACTCCGCCAGGGCCCCGCCCACCGGCTCGCGCGTGCGCAGCTCCAGGAGGTCCACGCCCATCCGCTGCGCCTCCTCCACCGCCCGGGCGCCGAGCAGCCGCCGCACGGCGGGTGCGCCCAGCGGTCCGCCGTCGTTCAGGAAGGGCATGGAAAGGAGGTAGTGGCCCAGGACCCGGCTCCGCACCCGCACCAGCGGGAGCACCCCGACCCAGCGGCCGTCCGCCTCCACCGCGGCCAGGTAGCGGCACTCGTGGCCCATCACGTCGCCCATCACCTCGCGCCAGCCGGCCAGGTGGCAGAAGGTGCTCCCCTCCGCCGCGGCCACGAAGGCGTCCCACTCCGGCCCCTCCGCGGCGACCTCGCGCACCTCCGGCGGCGCGCCCGCGGGCGCCGTCAGCGCGCCGTGCACGGCTCCGCCTCCCTGGCCAGGGTCTCCGCGATCGGCTGGAAGCGGAACTCGCCCAGCAGCCTCCGCAGCCGCGGCACCGTCCGGCGCAGCCCCCCGTAGTGCCGGACCCGCGTGGCCGGCGGCACCGGGATGCGCGGCTGCTCCGGGTCCACCTCCCACGGGTGGATGTAGAAGGTGGCGGGGGCGCCCCGCGCCTCCGCCTCCCGGAAGGCGGCCCGCACCAGCGCGTAGGGGAAGAGGCGGAAGTACGCCCCGCCCCCGGCGGGGAGGTTCTTCCCGCCCACGAGGAGCGTGGCCGGGGGCACCTCTCCC from Longimicrobiaceae bacterium carries:
- a CDS encoding FemAB family XrtA/PEP-CTERM system-associated protein; protein product: MHGALTAPAGAPPEVREVAAEGPEWDAFVAAAEGSTFCHLAGWREVMGDVMGHECRYLAAVEADGRWVGVLPLVRVRSRVLGHYLLSMPFLNDGGPLGAPAVRRLLGARAVEEAQRMGVDLLELRTREPVGGALAESRRKVTVLLPLPDTPGELWEKGFRAKLRSQVRRPMKEGLTTRFGAEEVGPFYEVFARNMRDLGTPVLPRAWFERIARVFPEQALFGTVYSGATPVAAGCGFAWGGEFEITWASSLREFNSVSPNMLLYWAFMERVIGQGVRVFNFGRCTPGAGTHRFKLQWGGQDVPLPWAQWSAGGVAATPSPDRPVFRLATAAWQRLPVPVANLVGPALARRLP